The proteins below are encoded in one region of Lactuca sativa cultivar Salinas chromosome 3, Lsat_Salinas_v11, whole genome shotgun sequence:
- the LOC128132614 gene encoding MLP-like protein 31, whose product MAITGTITREVEIKCHRHQVFELFKHRPHDTSVIDPETIEACHLISGQWGVPGAVVLWHYYHVGKKETAKEIIEEVDDELHKIVFKVIEGDILEVYNSLSFILTTKEVGDKKFVILSIEFEKANASIPDPTSYLDLVCGLVANVGAHFLKYP is encoded by the exons ATGGCTATAACAGGAACGATAACACGTGAAGTTGAAATCAAATGTCATCGTCACCAAGTCTTTGAACTCTTCAAGCATAGGCCACACGACACCTCAGTCATCGACCCTGAAACGATTGAAGCTTGTCATTTAATTTCTGGTCAATGGGGTGTTCCTGGAGCTGTCGTTCTGTGGCACTACTACCATG TTGGAAAAAAGGAAACTGCGAAAGAAATCATTGAAGAAGTTGATGATGAGTTACACAAAATTGTGTTCAAAGTGATTGAAGGAGATATCTTGGAGGTGTATAATTCCTTGAGCTTCATTCTTACGACCAAAGAGGTGGGCGATAAGAAGTTTGTTATCTTGAGTATAGAATTCGAGAAGGCCAATGCAAGTATACCGGATCCAACATCCTATCTGGATTTGGTTTGTGGACTAGTTGCAAATGTAGGTGCTCATTTTCTCAAGTACCCATGA